The Streptomyces sp. NBC_00775 genome includes the window AGGACCAGCCTGACGATCCAGCTTCTTGGCCCCGTGACCCTGTTGAGAGACGACGTTCCGATACCCGTCCGGGGTCAGCGGCAGCGACGTTTCCTCGCTTCCTTGGCGCTGAAGCCCGGACAGGTCACCACCAAGGAAGCGATCATCGAGGACTCGTGGGACGGCGAGCCGCCGCTGACCGTCTCCGGCCAGCTGCAGACCTCGGCCTGGATGATCCGTACGGCCCTGGCCGAAGCGGGGCTCACCCGCGACGCGCTCGGCTCGCACGCCCTCGGCTACGAGCTCCGGGTCCCCGCCGACCGTATCGACGTGTTCGTCTTCCGCGACGCGGTACGGCACGTCCGCGAGCTGCACGCCCGCGGACAGTTCCAGCTCGCCTCCGAGCGCCTCGACGGCGCGCTGGCCATGTGGCGGGGCGCGGCCCTCACCGACGTCACCTCGGCCCGGCTGCGGATGAAGGGGGAAGGGCTGGACCGCGAGCGCACGTCGGCCGCCGAGCTACGCGCGCTGATCGACGTCGGCCTCGGGCACTACGGCGAGGCGATCTCCCAGCTGTCGGAGCTCGTCGACCACGACCCGCTGCGCGAGGACCTGTACGCCGGCCTGATGAAGGCCTACTACGGCGAGGGCCGCCAGGCCGACGCGATCCGGGTCTTCCACCGGGCGAAGGAGATCCTGCGCGAGCAGATCGGCATCAACCCGGGAGCGCGGCTGAGGGAACTGATGCAGGCCATCCTCCAGCAGGACGAACAGCTTCTGAGGTCGACCGGGGTTCCGCTGGCGGGCGACCGGGTGTCCTGAGCCGATCAGGAGTCCTCCCTCTGTGACGTCCCTTGACCGGCGCAGCGCGTCGGTCACGGGACGCGCGACGCGGTACGCAGGACACGGGACCCGGAACGCCACAGGCCGAGGGAGCACCTGCGCCGCGCACGGCACCGTCCCTGATGCCGCCCCACCCGCGACACCGGCCCCAATGACCGAAAATCACCCCATACGTCATCACCTGCCGTAGCGTTCCTCGCACTCAAGGTCGTCAAAGAGAGCGTGGCAGCACATGGCCGGGCGACGTACGGTCCTCAAGGGAGTCCTGGCGGCATCGGGTGCGGCGGCGTCCGCGACCGCACTGGTCGGAGCGGCATCGACGAGCCGGCGGGGCGCGCCCTACGCCACCCGGGTGCAGATGCGCTGGCTGGGCGTCTCCGGCTGGGAGATCGTCATCGACGGCCGCCGCAGCATCCTCTTCGACCCGTATCTGAGCCGTATGCCCTACCGGAACGCCAAGGGCGCCCTCGACCCCCGGCTGCCCCTGCGGCTCGACCGGGCGGCGGTGGAACGGGTGGCCGCCCGGCACCTCACCGGCCCACCCGAGCTCATCCTGGTCAGCCACGGCCACTTCGATCACGTGGCGGACGTCCCGCAGCTCCTGGCGCGCCCCGCCTGGGAGAAGCACCGTGTCCGGGCGATGTGCGACGAGACCGTACGTCATCTGCTGAGCGCCATGGACACACCCCGCACCCGCCTGGACGATGTGATTCAGGTCAAGGGCGGCGAGTACCTCCAGTTCGACGGATACACCGTGGAGGTCTTCCGCAGCCTGCACAGCCAGCAGCCCGACCACGGCTACTTCGCCCCGGGCCACAAGACCGTCCCGCCCCGGCGCCCCACCGTCCTGGGCGACCTGGTCGAGGGCGACACGCTCGCCTACCAGCTGACCGTGGACGGCGGCCCGAGCATCCTGCTCATGGGCGCGAGCAACTTCGCCGAGCGGGAACTGTCCGGCATCCGCCCCGACATCGCGGCGATCGCGATGACCTCCCACTCGGCGCTCCACCGCTACGTCGAGCGCCTCCTCGCCGCCATCGGCAACCCCTCCCTCCTCATCCCCACCCACCACGACGACATGACCACCCCGCTCACCGACGCCCCGTCCCTCCTGGCGGCGGCCACCCCCACCACGGCGGCCAAGGAACTCGACGCCGCCTCCGCCCCCGCCTCCCGCGTCCTCAGCCCCCAGCACCTGAGGGCCGTGGACGTCACGGCGGCGCTGGCCTAGGACCCGTCTCCTCGACGGCTCCGAACTTTCTGTTGCCGGTGAGCGGGTTCATGCTGGGAACAGCACCTCCGCGTTCTTCGGCCGGAGTGCGCCACACGTACCCGGAGGGCGCCATGAGCCTGCCTTCTGTCCCGCCCGCGACACACCCCTCGCCGGGCCCGGGGGCGACGGACAAGGGGCTCAAGGGCGGCGCGCTGGGGCTGTTCTCCAGCACGGTGATCGGCCTGGCCTCCACCGCCCCCGCCTACAGCCTCGCGGCGACCCTCGGGGTCATCGTCGGGATCGTCGGCTTCCAGTCACCGATCGTGGTCGTCCTCGCCTTCATCCCGATGTTCCTGATCGCCTACGGCTACAAGGAGCTCAACCGGGCGGACCCCGACTGCGGCACCACCTTCACCTGGGCCTCCAGGGCGTTCGGCCCCCGTACCGGCTGGCTGGGCGGATGGGGCATCGTCGCGGCCGACATCATCGTGATGGCCAATCTGGCCCAGATCGCCGGGGCGTACGGCTTCCAGCTGGTGGGCGCGGACGGACTGGCGCAGGACACCTTCTGGGTCACCGTGGTCGGCGTGGTGTGGATCGCCGTGATGACGCTGATCTGCTACATCGGCATCGAGATCTCGGCGAACCTGCAGAAGGTGCTGCTCACCATCGAGATCGTGGTGCTCTTCCTGCTGGCGGTCACCGCGCTGGTCAAGGTGTACGGGGGAACGGGGCCGAGCGTCTCGTCGGAGCTCTCGTGGTCGTGGTTCAACCCCGCCCGGATCGACTCGCTCGACGCCCTCACCAAGAGCGTGCTCGCCGGTGTGTTCATCTACTGGGGCTGGGACACCGCCGTATCGGTCAACGAGGAGACCATCGACCGCGATCGCACGCCGGGCCGCGCCGCCGTCATGTCCACCGTCATCCTGCTGCTCGTCTACTTGATGGTCACCACGTCCGCGCAGGCCTTCGCCGGAGTCGGAGAGCACGGCATCGGCCTCGCCAACCCGGACAACTCCGGAGACGTCCTGTCCAGTCTCGGCGCCGAGGTCTTCGGCACCGGGGCCTGGGGCGAGACCGCCACCAAACTGCTGATCCTGATGGTGCTCACCTCGGCCGCCGCGTCCACCCAGACCACCATCCTGCCGACGGCACGCACCACGCTCTCCATGGCCGCCTTCAAGGCCATCCCGGACCGCTTCGCCCGTATCCACCCGCGCTTCCTCACCCCGACGTGGTCCACGGTGGGCATGGGCCTGGCATCCATCGCCTTCTACGTCATGCTGACCCGGGTGAGCGAGAACGTCCTGGCCGACTCGATCGGCTCGGTCGGCCTGATGATCGCCTTCTACTACGGACTCACCGGGTTCGCCTGCGTCTGGTACTACCGCAAAGTCCTCACCCGCAGCGCCCGCGACCTGTGGACGAAGGGCATCATGCCCGGGGTCGGCGGCGTCCTGCTGCTCTACTTCTTCGTCAACGCCTGCGTGGTGTACTCCGCCGCGGACTACGGCAGCACCTCGTGGACGCTCCCCTTCCCGCCGCACTGGCGGCTCGGCGGCGTCTTCGTCACCGGTATCGGCGCACTGCTGCTGGGCGCCGTCCTGATGGTGGCGTACCACGTGATCCGTCCGGGCTTCTTCCGCCAGGAGACCATCCCCGTCTCGGCGCACGAACCGGACGGGCCGTGAGGGGTGTGGTCAGCCCTTCGGTGCCGGTGCCGGACCGGTGCTGCGGCGGACGATGAGTTCCACGGCGACGACGGGCTCGGGCGACGGCTCGGCCGGGCCGTCGATCTGGCCCAGCAGGAGCCGCAGGGAACGGGTGCCGATCTCGGCGAATTCGGTGCGTACGGTGGTCAGCGGGGGGAGCATATGGGCGGCCTCGGGGATGTCGTCGTACCCGACGACGCTGACGTCCTCGGGGACACGGCGTCCCGCTTCGTGGAAGGCGCGGAGCACGCCGAGCGCCATCTGGTCGTTGGAGACGAACACCGCGGTGACGTCCGGGCGCCCGGCCAAGCGGCGGCCCAGCGCGTATCCGGAGTCGGCGCTCCAGTCGCCGATGAGGGGTTCCGGGACCTCCGCGCCGGCCTCGTCCAGGGTTTCCCGCCAGCTCGCGATGCGTCGGTCCGCGGAGGTCCAGCCGGTCGGTCCCGCGATGTGCCAGACGGTGGAGTGGCCGAGGCGCAGGAGGTGTTCGACGGCCGCCCGCGCTCCGGTCCGGGAGTCCGCGGTGACCAGCGGGGTGCCGTCCCCGAGGTCGTTCTCCAGGACCACCAGCGGGATGTCGAGACGGGCCTCCGCCAGGGCCTTGCCCACCCGGAGCTGCGGGGCGATGGCGATCACGCCGTCCGCGCCCTCGGCCGACAGCCGGTCCACGGCACGCACCACCGTGTCCCGGTCGGCCGTGTCGAGGGCGATGGAGCTCACCAGGTAACCGGCGTCCTGGGCCGCGGTGTTGATGGCGGTCAGAATGGAGGCGGGACCGTAGCGTGCCGCGTCGAAGGTGATGACGCCGAGCATCCTGGTTCTGCCGCTGGCCAGGGACCGTGCGCTGCGGCTCGGGCGGTAGCCGAGCGTGCGCATGGCGTCCGCCACCGCCTCCCGGGTTTCGGGACGGACGGCCGGATGGTCGTTGAGCACCCGGGAGACGGTCTGCTTCGAGACACCGGCCAGCCGGGCCACGTCGTCCATCACCGGGCGCGATCCCGCGAAGTTGCGCCGGCTGCGTCCCTTGGGAACAGCGCCGTCAGAGGCACTTCGGGTCATGGGGGATGCTTCCTTCAACCTCGTCCAGCCTCGTCCAGGCGTTTGTGTCCCGCCCGGCAGGCCCACAGGATAGGCCGGGCGGAACAAGGAGGGCCCGGCGTCCTTGGTCGCGTCCAAGGGCACGAGAGGCGCCGGGTTCAGCGGGGTCGGGTGGCGCGGATCAGCCAGCCGGTGGCCGCCAGGCACAGCGCGGAGATCACACACAGCAGCAGCGGGACCGCGCGGATCCCGGACCACTCGATCGCCTTGCCGAGCGCGGGCCCCGCCGCGACTCCGCCGACCATGGACGCGGCGATGACCACCGCTCCCGCCCTGCGGGCCCGCGGGGCGGCCTTGTTGAGCCAGGGCAGCCCGGTGGGGAAGATCGGCGCGATGAACAGACCGACACCGGCGTACGCGTACGGTGCGAGCCCCGGCACCGCGGCCAGCAGCAGGCAGACCGTCATGCCCGCGCACGAAACGGTGATGATGGACTGGGCCGAGTAGCGCAGGGCGATCGGCGCGACGAGGAATCGGCCGACGGTCATCATCAGCCAGTAGACGGAGGTGGCGGTGGCCGCGACCCCCGCGCCGTAACCGACGGTCTCCAGATGCGTGGGCTCCCAGCCGCCGACACCCGCCTCGATGCCGACATGCAGGACGTAGAGGGTGACGAAGACGGCGAGCACGGAGCCCAGGCTGCGGCCGAGGACCTGCCCGCCACCGGCGCCCGCTTCCCCGGCGGGCTGGGGCGCCCGGTCCCGTACGCCCTTCAGGCAGAGCAGCAGCGGCAGATTGGCGGCCGCGAAGGCGAGGAAGACCGCCGGATAGTGCTCCGAGCCCACCACGCCGATCAGCGCCGGGCCGAGGATCGCGCCCACCCCGAAGTGGGCGTTGAGAATGTTGAGCATGGCGGTCGAACGGCGGCCGAAGCCGACGGCGAACAGCTGGTTGAGGCCGTAGTCGATGCCGCCGAAACCGAGCCCGGCGAACAGGGCCGCCGCCAGGCCGACGGGCCAGTTCGGCGCCAGCGCGAAGCCCGCCGCGCCGACGGCCATCAGCAGATACGAGGCGCCAAGGATCTGCCGGTTGCCGAGCCGGCCGTACAGCCGGTCGAAGAGCAGCACACCGGCGACACCGCCGACGAAGTGGGCGCTCAGCCCCAGCCCGGCGGCCGAGGGCGAGAGCCCGAACTCCCGCCGGAAGGCCGGGATCGACGGCCCGTACAGCGCCTGGAGCGCGCCGATGAGAACGAAGCCGACGCAGGACGCGACGATGGCGGCGGTGCTGAACACGGGGGCGTCCGGGGGTGCTTGGGCGCTCGTGACCTGTGGTGCGGTCGTGGGCTCGGTCACGTGGACTCCAGAGGACGGCGACAGACTGGCGATGTTACCGGTAACAAAACCGCCGTCAAGATCTCTCACAGAACTCCGCGCCCCGCCCGGACCGAAGGTGCCGCCGCAACTGCCGATCGCCCGGGCGCTCCGCTCGTACCGTCAAATCCCGTAGCTGTAGGACGACTTCAGGAGGGACAGGTATGAACAACAGCCTTCGTACGGCGGCCGCGGCCGCCGCGCTCGTCACCGGGCTCGTGGCGGCCGGCAGCACCACCGCCGCCGCTGCCTCGCGGCCGGAGCGCATCACCTCGCAGGCGCAGCTCACAGCGAGCATCCAGAAGGCGGTCGCCGCCGAGCAGAGCAACGGGGCCGTCTCCACCAACGGCGTCATCGCGGGCCTTGTCAGCTCCTCGACCGCCTCCGTGGGCGT containing:
- a CDS encoding AfsR/SARP family transcriptional regulator → MALKPGQVTTKEAIIEDSWDGEPPLTVSGQLQTSAWMIRTALAEAGLTRDALGSHALGYELRVPADRIDVFVFRDAVRHVRELHARGQFQLASERLDGALAMWRGAALTDVTSARLRMKGEGLDRERTSAAELRALIDVGLGHYGEAISQLSELVDHDPLREDLYAGLMKAYYGEGRQADAIRVFHRAKEILREQIGINPGARLRELMQAILQQDEQLLRSTGVPLAGDRVS
- a CDS encoding LacI family DNA-binding transcriptional regulator — its product is MTRSASDGAVPKGRSRRNFAGSRPVMDDVARLAGVSKQTVSRVLNDHPAVRPETREAVADAMRTLGYRPSRSARSLASGRTRMLGVITFDAARYGPASILTAINTAAQDAGYLVSSIALDTADRDTVVRAVDRLSAEGADGVIAIAPQLRVGKALAEARLDIPLVVLENDLGDGTPLVTADSRTGARAAVEHLLRLGHSTVWHIAGPTGWTSADRRIASWRETLDEAGAEVPEPLIGDWSADSGYALGRRLAGRPDVTAVFVSNDQMALGVLRAFHEAGRRVPEDVSVVGYDDIPEAAHMLPPLTTVRTEFAEIGTRSLRLLLGQIDGPAEPSPEPVVAVELIVRRSTGPAPAPKG
- a CDS encoding MBL fold metallo-hydrolase, with amino-acid sequence MAGRRTVLKGVLAASGAAASATALVGAASTSRRGAPYATRVQMRWLGVSGWEIVIDGRRSILFDPYLSRMPYRNAKGALDPRLPLRLDRAAVERVAARHLTGPPELILVSHGHFDHVADVPQLLARPAWEKHRVRAMCDETVRHLLSAMDTPRTRLDDVIQVKGGEYLQFDGYTVEVFRSLHSQQPDHGYFAPGHKTVPPRRPTVLGDLVEGDTLAYQLTVDGGPSILLMGASNFAERELSGIRPDIAAIAMTSHSALHRYVERLLAAIGNPSLLIPTHHDDMTTPLTDAPSLLAAATPTTAAKELDAASAPASRVLSPQHLRAVDVTAALA
- a CDS encoding APC family permease, which translates into the protein MSLPSVPPATHPSPGPGATDKGLKGGALGLFSSTVIGLASTAPAYSLAATLGVIVGIVGFQSPIVVVLAFIPMFLIAYGYKELNRADPDCGTTFTWASRAFGPRTGWLGGWGIVAADIIVMANLAQIAGAYGFQLVGADGLAQDTFWVTVVGVVWIAVMTLICYIGIEISANLQKVLLTIEIVVLFLLAVTALVKVYGGTGPSVSSELSWSWFNPARIDSLDALTKSVLAGVFIYWGWDTAVSVNEETIDRDRTPGRAAVMSTVILLLVYLMVTTSAQAFAGVGEHGIGLANPDNSGDVLSSLGAEVFGTGAWGETATKLLILMVLTSAAASTQTTILPTARTTLSMAAFKAIPDRFARIHPRFLTPTWSTVGMGLASIAFYVMLTRVSENVLADSIGSVGLMIAFYYGLTGFACVWYYRKVLTRSARDLWTKGIMPGVGGVLLLYFFVNACVVYSAADYGSTSWTLPFPPHWRLGGVFVTGIGALLLGAVLMVAYHVIRPGFFRQETIPVSAHEPDGP
- a CDS encoding MFS transporter produces the protein MTEPTTAPQVTSAQAPPDAPVFSTAAIVASCVGFVLIGALQALYGPSIPAFRREFGLSPSAAGLGLSAHFVGGVAGVLLFDRLYGRLGNRQILGASYLLMAVGAAGFALAPNWPVGLAAALFAGLGFGGIDYGLNQLFAVGFGRRSTAMLNILNAHFGVGAILGPALIGVVGSEHYPAVFLAFAAANLPLLLCLKGVRDRAPQPAGEAGAGGGQVLGRSLGSVLAVFVTLYVLHVGIEAGVGGWEPTHLETVGYGAGVAATATSVYWLMMTVGRFLVAPIALRYSAQSIITVSCAGMTVCLLLAAVPGLAPYAYAGVGLFIAPIFPTGLPWLNKAAPRARRAGAVVIAASMVGGVAAGPALGKAIEWSGIRAVPLLLCVISALCLAATGWLIRATRPR